GACTACTGCAAATGGACCAACACCGACACCCAAGCTCAATTATTTCTCTGTCTTCGTGTTGGGTAACGTtgcttaagttaagttaattattaCTAAGAAAGTGTAGGCTTGTTACATACTTCCTTTCCTTTCTATATTCGATTACTCTATTGGAAGCTTACCTGTAAAGAGTGTTAGTGGATTACACATCAAGAAAGGTCCAAAGGGCTTGGGTCTTAGAGTAGAAGCCATCGAAGGCTAGGAATCAAATAAATATCTATAtgttgttttctttcttctttttcttacttaattgTTTTCTGTTGTACacttgttttaaaaagaaaaagaaagttttaaatatacaTGATTCACCCTCTCTCATGTGCATCTATCATACACCCTTCACCTACCTCTGAGCCATGTTGTTGTTTTGGGCCTAAAAAACTTTCTTATCTTTGGCACCCTTCATCTACCTTTAAGTCATGTTATTATTTCTGGCCTAGAAAGCCTTCTTTATTGATATAGGGAATTGGGGTTGTAAACGAGTCGAATTGAGCTCAAGCCAACCTAGGCTTTAGCTCGGCTAGACTCGATTTATACTGGCTCGACTTAAGCTCGAGCTCAAgcctagggtttagggtttagggtttttcgtTAATGGTTATTTGTTAGGCGTTAAGGCTAAAACTTTATTCGTTGATCGATAAGCGTTATTCGTTAAGCATTATTCATTAAGCGTTAATCGTTAAGTGTTAGTCGTTAAGCGTTAATCGTTAATGGTTAAACGTTAAGATCTATGCAGTAATCGTTAAGTGTTAAGCGTTAAGGGTTATGCGCTATTCGTTAAGGGTTAATCGATCATGGTTAAAATtatatctttatgggttaagcgTTACTCGTTAATGTTTAGCCGTTATTCGTTATGGGTTAACCGTTCATCGTTAATGGGTAAGCGTTATTCTTTAAAGGTTAATCATTAAGGGTTATTCGATAATTGTAAATCGTTATGGGTTAATCGTTATGGATTATGCGTTAAGCGTGTATCATGAATGGTTAATCGTTAATAATTATTCATTAAGGGATAAACTTTAAGAATTATGCGTTCATCGTTAAGGATTAAGATTTATATATGCACATATTATCATAATACACAATTCATAACATCACATAATCTAATAtaacatcatatttcataataacaCATATTCTTACATATCATCACAGACAATACAATACAACACATATCTCATAAACATGCCAACATTACACACCAAACCACACCATACCATAAAACCTGCAACCACCCGACTTCACACGAACCCAAACACCCGATAACACATAATAACCTACCACGGTACAATCTGACTATGATTTAATCTAACCATATCATACGATGGAAGAGCATGAGCCGGCGTTTAGGGGTGTGCTGCACGATCATAACAACTCCTAGCCAAGCGGATGCAATCCATCCAGTGCAGAGGCTCCATATTGGGATCACGTTCTACCACAACATCCCTCACCTTAAGCTGCAGTCCATCCTCCTCCCCCAGCGTGATCATGCCTCGGACTCGCACTAACTTTCCCAGCTCCACAGTCGCAGCCTCCCTGAGAGCTCTCTCTGTCTCCACTTCTGCAGCGAGCCCCAAATGCGAACGGTCAGTGAGGTCGATGATGCAAGGAATACATCCGGTCCCATCGTCGACAACGAACTTGAGAAAGTCGCCAATGCGCTCCTTGCTCACCACGACACCAACCGTCTCTAGTCGCCAAACTTGCATACCTCTCCTGAAAAAGGTAGGAGCATAGTTTGGGGAGTTGTGGACAGTGAGGGAGAGGAAGTCGCTTGCTAGAAGCTTGACATGGATGGCTTGAAACCAGTTCATCTTGGTGAAGATGAGATTGACAGCGGATGAGGGGAAATTTTTGTGTGGCGCAGGCAGGTTGAGGGTGAGGTGATTTGGTGAGGAAGGGATTTGGGAGAGGTCTTATTAATCTGGcaacctccacctccacctgCATCACGGCCCAACAGGCCGAGACCTGAAGAGACAAGACTGGACGGGACAATACGAGACGGGAAGGGACAAGACGAGACGGGACGGGACAAGACGACGATGCATGTGACACGACATTACAATACAAGACCGACAGGACACTGTACGCGACACAACACAACACTACGCGACACTACTGTCAACGTGACGGGACACTGCACCCGACAAGCCACAAGGGGCACTGCGTGCGACATGACAGGACAATGCACGCCACAACAGACGACGTGACACGACACTACAAGGAGAAGCACGCCAGCTAACATAACGCACTAACAAGACGAGACGAGACGACACTGCACACGACTATAttgcatttaaattttatttttatatttattaaaattttaatatagaaatattttaaatataaatttttttaggaAATAAAACCAAATGTTTGTGTGTTAGGCGTTAATCGTTAAGCGTTAAGCGTTAATCGTTATGCGTTAAGCGATAAGCGTTATGCGTTATGCGTTAATCTTTATAGGTTAAGCGTTAATCGTTAAGCGTTAATCGTTATTCGTTATTCGTTAAGCGTTAATCGTTTAGCGTTAATCGTTAATCGTTAATCGTTAATCGTTAAGCGTTAATCGTTAAGCGTTAATAGTTGTAGGTTAAGCGTTAATCTTTAAGCGTTAATCGTTAATCGTTATTCGTTAAGCGTTATGGGTTAATCGTTAATCATTATGGGTTAAGCGTTAATCGTTATGCGTTTCACGTTATTCATTAAGGGTTAATCGTTAATGTTTAAGCGTTAAGCGTTAAGCGTTAAGCGTTTAGTGTTAAACTATCAACGTTAATCGTTAGGCGTTATTCTTTATAGGTTAAGCGTTAATCATTTAGAGTTATGCGTTATCATTAAGTGTTAAGCATTAATCGTTATCC
This region of Zingiber officinale cultivar Zhangliang chromosome 9A, Zo_v1.1, whole genome shotgun sequence genomic DNA includes:
- the LOC122019642 gene encoding CST complex subunit STN1-like, encoding MNWFQAIHVKLLASDFLSLTVHNSPNYAPTFFRRGMQVWRLETVGVVVSKERIGDFLKFVVDDGTGCIPCIIDLTDRSHLGLAAEVETERALREAATVELGKLVRVRGMITLGEEDGLQLKVRDVVVERDPNMEPLHWMDCIRLARSCYDRAAHP